From the Hylaeus volcanicus isolate JK05 chromosome 4, UHH_iyHylVolc1.0_haploid, whole genome shotgun sequence genome, one window contains:
- the LOC128874740 gene encoding transcription initiation factor TFIID subunit 11 isoform X2, which yields MDNLFGKEDSGNESEHVDIDDKEEKFDHSQNSGSKDMEPMDADNIQVESDAMSSQSQSDVEETGSNSLYTVVEDQLEIVKHEIENKEEEQTTEDIFGNDIVLPHANPTNVKERRESKEKSKKELEEEEREKMQVLVSNFTEDQLDRYEMYRRAAFPKAAIKRIMQTITGCSVSQNVVIAMSGIAKVFVGEIVEEALDVMEAHQETGPLQPKHLREAVRRLRLQGQIPNGHSHKAFFRL from the exons ATGGATAACCTATTTGGTAAAGAAGATTCTGGAAATGAAAGCGAGCATGTAGATATTGATgataaagaagagaaattcGATCATTCTCAAAACTCTGGATCTAAAGACATGGAACCAATGGATGCTGATAATATACAG GTAGAATCCGATGCAATGAGTTCTCAGTCTCAATCAGATGTGGAAGAAACAGGTTCTAATTCATTATATACAGTAGTGGAGGATCAATTAGAAATTGTAAAGcatgaaatagaaaataaagaagaggaacaAACTACAGAGGACATATTTGGAAACGATATAGTACTACCACATGCAAATCCAACAAATGTTAAAGAAAGACGAGAAAGTAAAGAGAAAAGTAAGAAAGAATtggaagaagaggaaagagaaaaaatgcA GGTATTAGTCTCAAATTTTACTGAGGATCAGTTGGACAGATACGAAATGTACAGAAGAGCTGCTTTCCCAAAAGCAGCTATAAAGAGG ATTATGCAAACTATAACAGGTTGCTCTGTATCACAGAATGTAGTGATTGCTATGTCTGGTATTGCAAAAGTATTTGTAGGGGAAATTGTAGAAGAAG CTCTTGATGTCATGGAAGCTCATCAAGAAACAGGGCCATTACAACCAAAACATTTAAGAGAGGCAGTTAGAAGATTAAGGCTTCAGGGACAGATTCCTAATGGACATTCTCATAAAGCATTTTTCAGGCTGTGA
- the LOC128874740 gene encoding transcription initiation factor TFIID subunit 11 isoform X1 — MDNLFGKEDSGNESEHVDIDDKEEKFDHSQNSGSKDMEPMDADNIQVKVESDAMSSQSQSDVEETGSNSLYTVVEDQLEIVKHEIENKEEEQTTEDIFGNDIVLPHANPTNVKERRESKEKSKKELEEEEREKMQVLVSNFTEDQLDRYEMYRRAAFPKAAIKRIMQTITGCSVSQNVVIAMSGIAKVFVGEIVEEALDVMEAHQETGPLQPKHLREAVRRLRLQGQIPNGHSHKAFFRL, encoded by the exons ATGGATAACCTATTTGGTAAAGAAGATTCTGGAAATGAAAGCGAGCATGTAGATATTGATgataaagaagagaaattcGATCATTCTCAAAACTCTGGATCTAAAGACATGGAACCAATGGATGCTGATAATATACAGGTCAAG GTAGAATCCGATGCAATGAGTTCTCAGTCTCAATCAGATGTGGAAGAAACAGGTTCTAATTCATTATATACAGTAGTGGAGGATCAATTAGAAATTGTAAAGcatgaaatagaaaataaagaagaggaacaAACTACAGAGGACATATTTGGAAACGATATAGTACTACCACATGCAAATCCAACAAATGTTAAAGAAAGACGAGAAAGTAAAGAGAAAAGTAAGAAAGAATtggaagaagaggaaagagaaaaaatgcA GGTATTAGTCTCAAATTTTACTGAGGATCAGTTGGACAGATACGAAATGTACAGAAGAGCTGCTTTCCCAAAAGCAGCTATAAAGAGG ATTATGCAAACTATAACAGGTTGCTCTGTATCACAGAATGTAGTGATTGCTATGTCTGGTATTGCAAAAGTATTTGTAGGGGAAATTGTAGAAGAAG CTCTTGATGTCATGGAAGCTCATCAAGAAACAGGGCCATTACAACCAAAACATTTAAGAGAGGCAGTTAGAAGATTAAGGCTTCAGGGACAGATTCCTAATGGACATTCTCATAAAGCATTTTTCAGGCTGTGA